The Streptomyces sp. NBC_00576 genome contains the following window.
ACCCCTGCTGCGGCGGCGCCGCGGCGCGCTGCGCGGCGGCCTCCCCCACCGGCATGGCACCGGGCGCTCCTTGAGCGGCCGGGCCCGCACCCGCCCCGTACTGCTGGGTCTGCGGACCTCTGGCGTCCGTCACAGTTCCCCCCTGGGATCCATGTGTGTCGGGCGAGCGCTTGCCGGTCGTACGCGGCTTGATGGCCTGCAGGTTGGTCGTGTGCGGATCTGTCGCACTCTGCGAGTCCCTCGCACCCTGCGCATCGGTCGCACGCGCGGCGGAGCCACGACCGCCGCCGTCATTGCCCGTACCGGTCTGGGGACCGGACGAACTGCCGGACGAACCGGCGCCCGTGGCTCCGCTCACAATGACTCACTCCTCGCGCTACTCCGGCGAGGACTGATCGCCCTCGTCCGTGCCGATGGTCGCGGCACCCTCGGCCGAGTCGTCCACGGCGTCCTCGCCGTCGACCTCCTCGGCCTCACGTCCCGCCTCGGCGTTACGTGCGATACCGACAACGGCATCGCGCTTGCCCAGGTTGATCAGTTGGACACCCATGGTGTCACGGCCCGTCTCCCTGACCTCATTCACCCGTGTTCGAATAACACCGCCGGAGAGCGTGATGGCGAGGATCTCGTCGGTCTCCTCGACCACCAGCGCACCGACGAGAGAACCGCGGTCCTCGACGATCTTGGCAGCCTTGATACCCAGGCCGCCGCGCCCCTGGACGCGGTACTCGTCGACAGCGGTCCGCTTCGCGTACCCGCCGTCGGTAGCAGTGAACACGAACGTACCGGGTCGAACAACATTCATCGAGAGCAGCTGGTCTCCCTCACGGAAGCTCATGCCCTTGACACCCGAGGTGGCCCGGCCCATCGGACGCAGTGCGTCGTCCGTCGCCGTGAACCTGATCGACTGCGCCTTCCTGCTGATCAGCAGCAGATCATCCTCGGACGAAACGAGTTCGGCTCCGATCAGCTCGTCATCGGAACCGTCCTCCGTCTCACGGAGGTTGATCGCGATGACACCGCCCGAACGCGGGGAATCGTAATCCTTCAGAGGCGTCTTCTTCACCAGACCGCCCTTGGTGGCCAGCACCAGGTAGGGCGCCGCCTCGTAGTCGCGGATCGCGAGGATCTCCGCGATCGCCTCGTCCGGCTGGAAGGCCAGCAGGTTGGCGACGTGCTGTCCACGCGCGTCACGTCCGGCGTCGGGCAGCTCGTACGCCTTCGCGCGGTAGACACGGCCCTTGTTGGTGAAGAACAGCAGCCAGTGGTGCGTGGTCGACACGAAGAAGTGGTCGACGATGTCGTCTTCCTTGAGCTTCGTGCCGCGTACGCCCTTGCCGCCCCGCTTCTGCGAGCGGTAGTCCTCGGTCTTGGTGCGCTTGACGTAGCCACCGCGCGAGATCGTGACGACGATGTCCTCTTCGGCGATCAGGTCCTCGATGGACATGTCGCCGTCGAACGGGACCAGCTTGGAGCGGCGGTCGTCGCCGAACTTCTCGACGATCGCGGCGAGTTCCTCGCTGATGATGCCGCGCTGACGGACAGGCGAGGCGAGGATCGCGTTGTACTCGCGGATCTTCGCCTGGAGCTCGTCGTGCTCGGCGACGATCTTCTGGCGCTCCAGAGCCGCCAGGCGGCGCAGCTGCATCTCGAGAATGGCGTTGGCCTGGATCTCGTCGATCTCCAGGAGGCCCATCAGGCCCTCGCGCGCGATCTCGACCGTGTCACTGCGCCGGATCAGCGCGATGACCTCGTCGATGGCGTCCAGGGCCTTCAGCAGGCCACGCAGGATGTGCGCGCGCTCCTCGGCCTTGCGCAGCCTGAAGCGCGTACGCCGGACGATGACCTCGATCTGGTGCGTCACCCAGTGCCGGATGAACGCGTCCAGGGACAGGGTCCTCGGTACGCCGTCCACCAGCGCCAGCATGTTCGCGCCGAAGTTCGTCTGCAGGTCGGTGTGCTTGTAGAGGTTGTTCAGCACGACCTTGGCGACCGCGTCCCGCTTCAGGACGATGACCAGGCGCTGGCCCGTACGGGACGACGTCTCGTCGCGGACGTCCGCGATGCCGCCGATCTTGCCGTCCTTCACCAGGTCGGCGATCTTCTGCGCGAGGTTGTCCGGGTTGACCTGGTAGGGGAGTTCGGTGACCACCAGGCACTGGCGGTTCTGGATCTCCTCGACGTCGACGACCGCGCGCATCGTGATGGAGCCACGACCGGTGCGGTACGCCTCCTCGATGCCCTTGCGGCCCACCACCAGGGCACCACTCGGGAAATCCGGGCCCTTGATGCGCTCGATCAAGGCGTCGAGCAGCTCCTCGTGGGAGGCCTCGGGGTTCTCCAGGTACCACTGGGCGCCGGCCGCGACCTCACGGAGGTTGTGCGGCGGGATGTTGGTCGCCATCCCGACCGCGATGCCCGCCGAGCCGTTGATCAGCAGGTTCGGGAAGCGGGCCGGCAGAACCGTCGGCTCCTGGTTGCGGCCGTCGTAGTTGTCCGTGAAGTCGACGGTGTCCTCGTCGATGTCCCGGACCATCTCCATGGACAGCGGCTTCAGCTTGCACTCGGTGTACCGCATGGCGGCGGCCGGGTCGTTGCCCGGGGAACCGAAGTTGCCGTTGGAGTCCACCAGCGGCATCCGCATCGACCACGGCTGCGCGAGACGGACCAGCGCGTCGTAGATCGAGGAGTCGCCGTGCGGGTGGTAGGTACCCATGACGTCACCGACGACACGGGCGCACTTGTAGAAGCCCTTCTCGGGCCGGTACCCGCCGTCGTACATGGCGTACAGCACCCGGCGGTGGACGGGCTTGAGACCGTCCCGTACGTCGGGCAGCGCACGCGACACGATGACGGACATCGCGTAGTCGAGATACGAGCGCTGCATCTCGGTCTCGAGCCCGACGGGCTCGACGCGCAGAGTGATCTCGCCGCCTTCTTCAGGCGTGCTGGGAGTGTTTTCGTCGGCCATTGCTGGTCAAGATCCTTCCTGGTGCGGTCAGCTGAGACCGACTCAGATGTCGAGGAAGCGGACGTCCTTGGCGTTGCGCTGGATGAACGCGCGGCGGGCCTCGACGTCCTCGCCCATCAGGACCGAGAACAGATCGTCGGCCTGCGCGGCGTCGTCGAGCGTGACCTGGCCGAGGACCCGGTGCTCCTGGTCCATCGTCGTGATGCGCAGTTCCTCGGCGTTCATCTCGCCGAGACCCTTGAAGCGCTGGACCGAGTCGTCCCGGGTCCGCTTGCCGTTCTGCCGGCCGTGCTCGATCAGCGCGTCGCGCTCGCGGTCCGAGTACGCGTACTCGAAGTCGTCCCGGCCCCACTTGATCTTGTACAGCGGGGGACGGGAGAGGAACACGTGCCCGGCCTCGACCAGCGGACGCATGAAGCGGAACAGGAAGGTCAGCAGCAGGGTGTTGATGTGCTGGCCGTCGACGTCGGCGTCCGCCATCAGGATGATCTTGTGATAGCGCAGCTTCGCGATGTCGAAGTCCTCGTGGACCCCGGTACCGAAGGCCGAGATCAGCGCCTGGATCTCCTGGTTCTGCAGGATCTTGTCGATCCGCGCCTTCTCGACGTTCAGGATCTTGCCGCGGATCGGGAGGATCGCCTGGTACTGCGGGTTGCGGCCCGACTTGGCCGAACCACCGGCGGAGTCACCCTCGACGATGAAGATCTCGCACTTGGTGGGGTCGTTCGACTGGCAGTCGGACAGCTTGCCCGGCAGCGACGCCGTCTCCAGCAGACCCTTGCGACGCGTGAGGTCACGGGCCTTTCGGGCCGCCACGCGCGCGGTGGCCGCCTGGATGCCCTTGCGGATGATGTCCGAAGCCTCGACCGGATTGCGGTCCAGCCAGTCGTTGAGGTGCTCGTAGACCGCCTTCTGGACGAAGGTCTTCGCCTCCGTGTTGCCCAGCTTGGTCTTGGTCTGGCCCTCGAACTGCGGCTCGGCCAGCTTGACCGAGATGATCGCGGTCAGACCCTCGCGGATGTCGTCGCCCGTGAGGTTGTCGTCCTTCTCACGAAGCAGCTTCTTGTCGCGCGCGTACTTGTTGATCAGCGAGGTCAGCGCGGCCCGGAAGCCCTCCTCGTGCGTACCGCCCTCATGCGTGTGGATGATGTTGGCGAAGGAGTACACACCCTCCGTGTAACCACTGTTCCACTGCATCGCGACCTCGAGGGACAGGCTCTTGTCCTTGTCCTCCGCCTCCAGGTCGATGACGGTCGGATGCACCGCATCCCCCTTGCGGGAGTTGAGGTATGTCACATAGTCGACGATGCCGCCCTCGTAGTGGTACGAGACGGTCCTGACCTCGTCCTTCTCGTCGGCGCCGGCCTCGTCCGCCCCGATCGTGGCCTTCGCCACCTCACGCTCG
Protein-coding sequences here:
- the gyrA gene encoding DNA gyrase subunit A → MADENTPSTPEEGGEITLRVEPVGLETEMQRSYLDYAMSVIVSRALPDVRDGLKPVHRRVLYAMYDGGYRPEKGFYKCARVVGDVMGTYHPHGDSSIYDALVRLAQPWSMRMPLVDSNGNFGSPGNDPAAAMRYTECKLKPLSMEMVRDIDEDTVDFTDNYDGRNQEPTVLPARFPNLLINGSAGIAVGMATNIPPHNLREVAAGAQWYLENPEASHEELLDALIERIKGPDFPSGALVVGRKGIEEAYRTGRGSITMRAVVDVEEIQNRQCLVVTELPYQVNPDNLAQKIADLVKDGKIGGIADVRDETSSRTGQRLVIVLKRDAVAKVVLNNLYKHTDLQTNFGANMLALVDGVPRTLSLDAFIRHWVTHQIEVIVRRTRFRLRKAEERAHILRGLLKALDAIDEVIALIRRSDTVEIAREGLMGLLEIDEIQANAILEMQLRRLAALERQKIVAEHDELQAKIREYNAILASPVRQRGIISEELAAIVEKFGDDRRSKLVPFDGDMSIEDLIAEEDIVVTISRGGYVKRTKTEDYRSQKRGGKGVRGTKLKEDDIVDHFFVSTTHHWLLFFTNKGRVYRAKAYELPDAGRDARGQHVANLLAFQPDEAIAEILAIRDYEAAPYLVLATKGGLVKKTPLKDYDSPRSGGVIAINLRETEDGSDDELIGAELVSSEDDLLLISRKAQSIRFTATDDALRPMGRATSGVKGMSFREGDQLLSMNVVRPGTFVFTATDGGYAKRTAVDEYRVQGRGGLGIKAAKIVEDRGSLVGALVVEETDEILAITLSGGVIRTRVNEVRETGRDTMGVQLINLGKRDAVVGIARNAEAGREAEEVDGEDAVDDSAEGAATIGTDEGDQSSPE
- the gyrB gene encoding DNA topoisomerase (ATP-hydrolyzing) subunit B — its product is MADSGNPNENIPSTDDAGVIAEVKSSNGEVTASYDASAITVLEGLDAVRKRPGMYIGSTGERGLHHLVQEVVDNSVDEALAGHADTIDVTILADGGVRVIDNGRGIPVGIVPSEGKPALEVVLTVLHAGGKFGGGGYAVSGGLHGVGVSVVNALSSRVAVEVRTDGYRWTQDYKLGVPTAELAQHEATAEHGTSVTFWADSDIFETTEYSFETLSRRFQEMAFLNKGLTINLTDEREVAKATIGADEAGADEKDEVRTVSYHYEGGIVDYVTYLNSRKGDAVHPTVIDLEAEDKDKSLSLEVAMQWNSGYTEGVYSFANIIHTHEGGTHEEGFRAALTSLINKYARDKKLLREKDDNLTGDDIREGLTAIISVKLAEPQFEGQTKTKLGNTEAKTFVQKAVYEHLNDWLDRNPVEASDIIRKGIQAATARVAARKARDLTRRKGLLETASLPGKLSDCQSNDPTKCEIFIVEGDSAGGSAKSGRNPQYQAILPIRGKILNVEKARIDKILQNQEIQALISAFGTGVHEDFDIAKLRYHKIILMADADVDGQHINTLLLTFLFRFMRPLVEAGHVFLSRPPLYKIKWGRDDFEYAYSDRERDALIEHGRQNGKRTRDDSVQRFKGLGEMNAEELRITTMDQEHRVLGQVTLDDAAQADDLFSVLMGEDVEARRAFIQRNAKDVRFLDI